From the Cryptomeria japonica chromosome 2, Sugi_1.0, whole genome shotgun sequence genome, one window contains:
- the LOC131046182 gene encoding replication protein A 70 kDa DNA-binding subunit A-like: MSGTPAAFQHLFRFGFVMDLEVQPQLQLTPHAILCINAGDDVPSPVLQLLSFEKLTAEEDDSARYRVVLSDATHMQLVILPPKYSDLLLSETLKIGSILSLTAYACRNIWNSRTIVIFSLAVKFTNSPLLGKPRYLFKEQEQQMLGRDTPTTTKHSLKFGIHLPPVQHESSVNISSIKALNPYQNKWTIKGRVTNKRKMHQYSTPKSTGQVFNFDMIDDEGTEIRITCFGDVAEMHYHGVEAGTYYTVSKGCIKEANTKWNKLNSHLEITLDINSVLKRCDAVVDSQGNNLRFTSINEITYCTNNTLVDVIGIVVVVGEPSLICRKDGSEVTKRIVKINDVSTLLSMLTYGEQHGKG; encoded by the exons ATGTCAGGGACTCCAGCTGCATTTCAGCACTTGTTTCGTTTTGGTTTTGTTATGGATTTG GAAGTGCAACCACAACTACAATTGACCCCGCATGCAATCTTGTGCATCAATGCTGGGGATGATGTCCCCTCTCCAGTACTTCAGCTTTTGTCTTTTGAAAAATTGACAGCCGAAGAAGATGACAGTGCCCGATATAGGGTTGTTTTGTCTGATGCCACGCACATGCAATTGGTGATCCTCCCGCCTAAGTACAGTGATTTGTTGCTTTCAGAGACATTAAAGATAGGCTCTATCCTATCACTGACAGCTTATGCTTGTAGAAATATTTGGAACTCGAG GACTATAGTAATATTCAGCCTTGCTGTCAAATTTACAAATTCTCCATTGCTTGGAAAACCTAGATATCTGTTTAAAGAGCAAGAACAACAAATGTTGGGTCGGGACACACCTACCACAACCAAACATTCCCTTAAATTTGGAATACACCTCCCACCTGTGCAGCATGAATCTTCTGTTAATATCAGCTCGATTAAAGCCTTGAACCCCTATCAAAATAAGTGGACGATTAAGGGGCGTGTAACAAACAAGAGGAAGATGCATCAATATAGTACACCAAAGTCCACTGGCCAAGTGTTTAATTTTGACATGATAGATGATGAAGGTACTGAAATTAGAATAACTTGCTTTGGCGATGTAGCAGAGATGCATTATCATGGGGTTGAAGCAGGAACATATTATACTGTATCAAAAGGTTGCATTAAAGAAGCTAACACAAAATGGAACAAGCTTAACAGTCATCTTGAGATAACTTTGGACATCAATTCAGTATTGAAGCGTTGTGATGCTGTTGTTGATAGTCAAGGAAATAATTTGCGATTCACATCGATTAATGAAATTACATACTGCACCAACAACACTTTAGTTGATGTTATTGGTATTGTAGTTGTTGTTGGAGAACCCTCATTAATTTGCAGAAAAGATGGCAGCGAAGTAACAAAGAGAATTGTCAAAATAAATGATGTCTCAACTTTACTATCGATGTTAACTTATGGGGAGCAACATGGCAAGGGGTAg
- the LOC131046183 gene encoding ATP-dependent DNA helicase pfh1-like, whose protein sequence is MLQSTQGFSYNSQRKKTKWQIRDKKAIATVYPQFREPSDEDTDEFEIFCWSELLLYKPFHDIPTEIGTSKEQIITNWKNFKKTNYNRLHSQQIIDDCSPPNEDDSDNNGSQNQDDPNLYEWELLSRMGATNNFTQNDLQMLGRCDYDINYSWGTIVVDDQLDCTALQSIAATKLQFQHASMQISTQDTQKIQLSPKQKVALDIVLQHHNKQSATTPLRMIVQGTAGTGKSFLIDCIRKQLNISIAVKQNPLLLLAPTGVATFNIQVTTIHAGLRIPIREMHPLTGQSSMTLQEQFKHIKYILIDEMSFLGPKLLLKIDGRLRQAFPDSQHESFGGVSIILVGDLAQLPPAMDKPIYASHSTALSLWHSFTTVVTLDTIFWQQGASIRQQQFRTVLHNIRNAQALQHDWQFLMCQTNATLTIQQKKDFNSSIHLFATNESARLHNRKMLKELNLLVTLSLPKVGKQTNTEYDNDEQLPLEVLLSINQQVMLIANLWIEVGLVNGDIGLIKTIVYENNTKPPDLPKYVVVQFKDYNGPPWDIAHPKTYPFCQ, encoded by the coding sequence ATGTTACAATCAACACAAGGGTTCTCATATAATTCTCAACGCAAAAAAACAAAATGGCAAATCAGGGATAAAAAAGCAATTGCGACTGTATATCCTCAATTTAGAGAACCTTCAGATGAAGATACCGATGAGTTCGAGATTTTTTGTTGGTCTGAGCTACTGCTGTACAAACCGTTTCATGACATCCCAACTGAGATAGGAACTtcaaaagaacaaattataacaaattGGAAAAACTTTAAAAAGACTAATTACAACCGTCTTCACAGCCAACAAATTATAGATGATTGCAGCCCTCCAAATGAAGATGACAGTGACAATAATGGTTCTCAAAATCAAGATGATCCAAATCTATACGAGTGGGAATTACTGTCACGAATGGGAGCTACAAATAACTTTACCCAGAATGATCTACAAATGCTAGGTCGTTGTGATTATGATATTAACTACTCGTGGGGTACAATTGTTGTGGATGATCAATTAGATTGTACTGCTCTTCAATCCATAGCTGCAACCAAGCTACAATTCCAACACGCTAGCATGCAAATCTCAACTCAGGACACACAGAAAATTCAACTATCGCCTAAACAAAAAGTTGCACTCGACATTGTTCTACAACATCATAATAAACAATCTGCAACAACACCTCTACGAATGATTGTTCAAGGCACCGCAGGCACTGGTAAATCATTTTTAATAGACTGCATTAGGAAACAATTGAACATATCTATAGCTGTGAAGCAAAACCCATTGCTTCTTTTGGCACCAACAGGTGTTGCTACTTTTAATATACAAGTGACAACAATCCATGCAGGGTTACGCATACCTATAAGAGAAATGCATCCTTTGACAGGGCAGTCATCAATGACATTGCAAGAACAATTCAAACATATTAAATATATcctaatagatgaaatgagctttttAGGCCCAAAATTACTACTAAAGATAGATGGTCGTTTGCGCCAAGCATTCCCTGACAGTCAGCATGAAAGCTTTGGCGGGGTGTCCATAATTCTTGTAGGTGATCTTGCTCAGCTCCCCCCGGCAATGGATAAACCTATATATGCATCTCACTCTACAGCCCTCAGTTTATGGCACTCTTTTACTACTGTCGTAACATTGGACACTATTTTCTGGCAACAAGGTGCATCTATAAGACAACAGCAATTCAGAACAGTCCTTCACAACATAAGAAATGCACAAGCACTGCAACATGATTGGCAGTTTCTGATGTGCCAGACAAATGCAACATTAACTATTCAACAAAAGAAGGATTTCAACTCATCAATccatttatttgcaacaaatgaatCTGCACGGTTGCATAACAGGAAAATGCTCAAAGAATTAAATTTGCTTGTCACTCTAAGTTTACCTAAAGTTGGTAAGCAAACAAATACTGAATATGACAACGATGAACAACTTCCATTAGAAGTATTGCTTTCTATAAACCAGCAAGTGATGTTAATAGCTAACTTGTGGATTGAAGTTGGCCTTGTCAATGGAGATATTGGTCTCATCAAAACAATTGTATATGAAAACAATACAAAACCACCAGACTTGCCAAAATATGTGGTCGTGCAATTCAAGGATTATAATGGACCTCCATGGGATATAGCACATCCAAAGACATACCCATTTTGCCAATAA